One Streptomyces sp. NBC_00554 DNA segment encodes these proteins:
- a CDS encoding DUF2079 domain-containing protein produces MPAPLTATPPDRAPWIPSPVTPTRDRRLRDPYLLAAVLFTAYAALSVCRYRHLATRSWDLGIFEQAVRAYAHLQAPVADLKGPGFNILGDHFSPVIALLAPAYRLFPTPVTLLVAQAALFALSAVPVTRAAAGLLGRARGLALGVAYGLSWGIQRAVDFDFHEICFAVPLIAFSLEAVLTHHWRRALLWALPLVLVKEDLGLTLAAIALVVALRARRPAPRAALYALAVAAFGVLAAALTFTVLIPAFNTTDSYEYWDKVGGGPLTGIGAKLHTLAWLLIPTTGFLALRSPLLLVALPTLTWRFLSSDEHYWGTDWHYSAVLMPVFSLALADSLARTRYSPRPWLRSYALHLPAASVAAALALTTTLPLSVLTEPDAYRKPARVSAVERMLALIPDGASVEANTGPGSRLTSRCRVFWVGRTDGIAPDFIALDNKSGWVKDVQAYARQLHPHAEYEVTGAAYGYVLLERRR; encoded by the coding sequence GTGCCCGCACCCCTCACCGCGACCCCACCCGACCGCGCCCCCTGGATACCCTCGCCGGTCACGCCCACCCGTGACCGGCGCCTCCGCGACCCGTACCTCCTGGCAGCCGTGCTGTTCACGGCGTACGCGGCGCTCTCGGTCTGCCGCTACCGGCATCTCGCCACCCGTTCCTGGGACCTCGGCATCTTCGAGCAGGCCGTCCGCGCGTACGCCCACCTCCAGGCCCCCGTTGCCGATCTCAAGGGCCCGGGCTTCAACATCCTCGGCGACCACTTCAGCCCAGTCATCGCACTCCTCGCACCCGCGTACCGCCTCTTCCCCACCCCCGTCACCCTCCTCGTGGCGCAGGCCGCACTGTTCGCGCTGTCCGCCGTGCCGGTCACCCGGGCCGCGGCGGGCCTCCTGGGCCGTGCGCGGGGACTCGCCCTCGGGGTGGCGTACGGGCTGTCCTGGGGGATCCAGCGCGCGGTGGACTTCGACTTCCACGAGATCTGCTTCGCGGTCCCGCTGATCGCCTTCTCGCTGGAAGCGGTCCTCACCCACCACTGGCGGCGGGCCCTGCTGTGGGCGCTCCCGCTGGTGCTGGTCAAGGAGGACCTCGGACTGACGCTGGCCGCGATCGCCCTGGTGGTCGCGTTGCGAGCCCGGCGCCCCGCCCCACGGGCGGCGCTGTACGCACTCGCCGTCGCTGCCTTCGGCGTACTGGCCGCAGCGCTCACCTTCACCGTGCTGATCCCGGCCTTCAACACCACCGACAGCTACGAATACTGGGACAAGGTCGGCGGCGGCCCCCTCACCGGCATCGGCGCCAAGCTCCACACCCTCGCCTGGCTACTGATCCCCACCACGGGCTTCCTCGCCCTGCGCTCCCCGCTCCTCCTCGTCGCCCTGCCGACCCTCACCTGGCGCTTCCTGTCCTCCGACGAGCACTACTGGGGCACGGACTGGCACTACAGCGCGGTCCTGATGCCGGTGTTCTCGCTCGCCCTCGCAGACTCGCTCGCCCGCACCCGTTACAGCCCGCGCCCGTGGCTGCGTTCGTACGCCCTCCACCTCCCGGCCGCCTCCGTCGCGGCCGCCCTCGCGCTCACGACCACGCTCCCGCTGTCCGTGCTGACCGAGCCCGACGCCTATCGCAAGCCCGCGCGCGTGAGTGCCGTCGAACGGATGCTGGCGCTGATCCCGGACGGGGCGAGCGTCGAGGCGAACACCGGCCCGGGCAGCCGGCTCACCTCGCGCTGCAGGGTCTTCTGGGTCGGCCGCACCGACGGGATCGCACCGGACTTCATCGCGCTCGACAACAAGTCGGGCTGGGTCAAGGACGTCCAGGCGTACGCCCGCCAGCTGCACCCGCACGCGGAGTACGAGGTGACGGGCGCCGCCTACGGCTACGTACTCCTGGAGCGGCGGAGATAG
- the mfd gene encoding transcription-repair coupling factor, which produces MSLHGLLDAVVKDTALAEAVKAAADGNRMHVDLVGPPAARPFAVAALAREAGRPVLAVTATGREAEDLAAALRSLLPSEGIVEYPSWETLPHERLSPRSDTVGRRLAVLRRLAHPRPDDPETGPVSVVVAPIRSVLQPQVKGLGDLEPVALRTGQSADLGEIVEALAAAAYSRVELVERRGEFAVRGGILDVFPPTEEHPLRVEFWGDDVEEIRYFKVADQRSLEVAAHGLWAAPCRELLLTDEVRARAARLAEEHPELGELLGKIAEGIAVEGMESLAPVLVDDMELLIDVLPKGSMAVVCDPERVRTRAADLVATSQEFLQASWAATAGGGEAPIDVDAASLWAIADVRDRARELDMMWWSVSPFAADDELDADTLKLGMHAPETYRGDTARALADTKGWLADGWRTVYVTEAHGPAARTVEVLGGEGIAARLDTDVAELTPGVVQVACGSIDFGFIEPALKLAVLTETDLSGQKAAGKDGARMPARRRKTIDPLTLEMGDYIVHEQHGVGRYIEMVQRTVQSATREYLVVEYAPAKRGQPGDRLYIPTDQLEQITKYVGGEAPTLHRLGGADWTKTKARAKKAVKEIAADLIKLYSARMAAPGHAFGPDTPWQRELEDAFPYAETPDQLTTIAEVKDDMEKTVPMDRLVCGDVGYGKTEIAVRAAFKAVQDGKQVAVLVPTTLLVQQHFGTFSERYSQFPVNVRALSRFQTDTEAKAVLEGLREGSVDLVIGTHRLFSAETKFKDLGLVIVDEEQRFGVEHKEQLKKLRANVDVLTMSATPIPRTLEMAVTGIREMSTITTPPEERHPVLTFVGPYEEKQIGAAIRRELLREGQVFYIHNRVESIDRAAARLREIVPEARIATAHGQMSEQSLEQVVVDFWENKFDVLVSTTIVESGIDISNANTLIVERGDNFGLSQLHQLRGRVGRGRERGYAYFLYPPEKPLTETAHERLATIAQHTEMGAGMYVAMKDLEIRGAGNLLGGEQSGHIAGVGFDLYVRMVGEAVADYRASLDGGVEEEPPLEVKIELPVDAHVPHDYAPGERLRLQAYRSIASANTEEDVKAVREELVDRYGKLPEPVENLLLVAGLRMLARACGVGEVVLQGNNIRFAPVELRESQELRLKRLYPGTVIKPTAHQVLVPRPKTAKVGGKPLVGRELLGWTGEFLATVLGS; this is translated from the coding sequence ATGAGCCTGCACGGTCTGCTCGATGCCGTCGTCAAGGACACCGCCCTCGCGGAAGCGGTGAAGGCCGCCGCCGACGGCAACCGGATGCATGTCGACCTGGTCGGCCCGCCCGCCGCCCGCCCCTTCGCGGTGGCCGCGCTGGCCCGCGAGGCCGGCCGGCCCGTACTGGCGGTGACGGCGACCGGCCGCGAGGCCGAGGACCTGGCCGCCGCGCTGCGCTCCCTCCTCCCGTCCGAGGGAATCGTGGAGTATCCGTCCTGGGAGACGCTCCCGCACGAGCGGCTGTCCCCGAGGTCGGACACCGTGGGTCGCCGCCTCGCCGTGCTGCGCCGCCTCGCGCACCCGCGCCCCGACGACCCGGAGACGGGTCCTGTTTCCGTCGTCGTCGCCCCCATCCGTTCCGTGCTCCAGCCGCAGGTCAAGGGCCTCGGCGACCTGGAGCCCGTTGCCCTGCGCACGGGCCAGAGCGCCGACCTCGGCGAGATCGTCGAAGCGCTCGCGGCAGCCGCGTACTCCCGGGTCGAGCTCGTCGAGAGGCGCGGCGAGTTCGCGGTCCGCGGAGGCATCCTCGACGTCTTCCCGCCCACCGAGGAGCACCCCCTGCGGGTGGAGTTCTGGGGCGACGACGTCGAGGAGATCCGCTACTTCAAGGTCGCCGACCAGCGGTCCCTTGAGGTCGCCGCGCACGGGCTGTGGGCCGCGCCCTGCCGTGAACTGCTGCTCACCGACGAGGTACGGGCGCGGGCGGCGCGGCTGGCGGAGGAGCACCCGGAGCTGGGTGAGCTGCTCGGCAAGATCGCCGAGGGCATCGCCGTAGAGGGTATGGAATCGCTGGCTCCGGTCCTCGTTGACGACATGGAGCTGCTGATCGACGTACTGCCCAAGGGCTCGATGGCCGTCGTGTGCGACCCGGAGCGGGTGCGGACGCGGGCCGCGGACCTGGTGGCGACCTCGCAGGAGTTCCTCCAGGCGTCCTGGGCGGCCACCGCGGGCGGCGGCGAGGCACCCATCGACGTCGACGCGGCGTCGCTGTGGGCCATCGCGGACGTACGGGACCGGGCGCGCGAGCTGGACATGATGTGGTGGTCGGTCTCGCCCTTCGCGGCGGACGACGAGCTGGACGCCGACACGCTGAAGCTCGGCATGCACGCCCCCGAGACCTACCGCGGCGACACCGCCAGGGCGCTGGCCGACACCAAGGGCTGGCTGGCCGACGGCTGGCGCACGGTGTACGTCACCGAGGCGCACGGTCCCGCCGCCCGCACCGTCGAGGTCCTGGGCGGCGAGGGCATCGCGGCCCGCCTGGACACCGATGTGGCGGAGCTGACGCCCGGGGTGGTGCAGGTCGCCTGCGGCTCGATCGACTTCGGCTTCATCGAACCGGCCCTCAAGCTCGCCGTCCTCACGGAGACCGACCTCTCCGGCCAGAAGGCGGCAGGCAAGGACGGCGCGCGGATGCCGGCCCGCCGCCGCAAGACCATCGACCCGCTGACGCTGGAGATGGGCGACTACATCGTCCACGAGCAGCACGGCGTCGGCCGCTACATCGAGATGGTGCAGCGCACCGTCCAGAGCGCGACCCGCGAGTACCTGGTCGTCGAGTACGCCCCCGCCAAGCGCGGCCAGCCGGGCGACCGCCTCTACATCCCCACCGACCAGCTGGAACAGATCACCAAGTACGTCGGCGGCGAGGCCCCGACCCTGCACCGGCTCGGCGGCGCCGACTGGACGAAGACCAAGGCGCGGGCGAAGAAGGCGGTCAAGGAGATCGCCGCGGACCTCATCAAGCTGTACTCGGCGCGGATGGCCGCTCCCGGGCACGCCTTCGGACCCGACACCCCCTGGCAGCGCGAGCTGGAGGACGCCTTCCCGTACGCGGAGACGCCCGACCAGCTCACCACCATCGCCGAGGTCAAGGACGACATGGAGAAGACGGTCCCGATGGACCGTCTCGTCTGCGGCGACGTCGGCTACGGCAAGACGGAGATCGCGGTCCGCGCCGCCTTCAAGGCCGTGCAGGACGGCAAGCAGGTCGCGGTGCTCGTGCCCACCACCCTGCTGGTGCAGCAGCACTTCGGGACCTTCTCCGAGCGCTACTCCCAATTCCCGGTGAACGTACGGGCGTTGTCCCGCTTCCAGACTGACACGGAGGCGAAGGCGGTCCTGGAGGGCCTGCGCGAGGGCTCGGTGGACCTGGTCATCGGCACCCACCGGCTCTTCTCCGCGGAGACCAAGTTCAAGGACCTGGGCCTGGTCATCGTCGACGAGGAACAGCGGTTCGGCGTCGAGCACAAGGAGCAGCTGAAGAAGCTGCGCGCGAACGTGGATGTGCTGACGATGTCGGCCACCCCGATCCCGCGAACTCTGGAGATGGCGGTGACGGGCATCCGCGAGATGTCGACGATCACCACCCCGCCGGAGGAGCGGCACCCTGTCCTGACCTTCGTCGGCCCGTACGAGGAGAAGCAGATCGGCGCCGCCATCCGCCGCGAACTGCTGCGCGAGGGCCAGGTCTTCTACATCCACAACCGGGTGGAGTCCATCGACCGGGCGGCGGCCAGGTTGCGGGAGATCGTCCCGGAGGCGCGTATCGCGACCGCCCACGGTCAGATGTCGGAGCAGTCCCTGGAGCAGGTCGTCGTCGACTTCTGGGAGAACAAGTTCGACGTGCTCGTGTCGACGACCATCGTCGAATCGGGCATCGACATCTCCAACGCCAACACCCTGATCGTGGAGCGCGGCGACAACTTCGGCCTCTCACAGCTGCACCAGCTGCGCGGGCGAGTCGGGCGTGGCCGTGAGCGGGGCTACGCGTACTTCCTGTACCCGCCGGAGAAGCCGCTGACCGAGACCGCGCACGAGCGGCTCGCGACCATCGCCCAGCACACCGAGATGGGCGCGGGCATGTACGTCGCCATGAAGGACCTCGAGATCCGCGGCGCGGGAAACCTGCTCGGCGGCGAGCAGTCCGGCCACATCGCGGGCGTCGGCTTCGACCTCTACGTACGCATGGTCGGCGAGGCGGTCGCCGACTACCGCGCTTCCCTGGACGGCGGTGTCGAGGAAGAGCCGCCCCTGGAGGTCAAGATCGAGCTCCCGGTCGACGCCCACGTCCCGCACGACTACGCCCCGGGCGAGCGGCTCCGCCTCCAGGCCTACCGCTCCATCGCCTCCGCCAACACGGAGGAGGACGTCAAGGCCGTACGCGAGGAACTCGTCGACCGCTACGGCAAGTTGCCCGAGCCGGTGGAGAACCTGCTGCTCGTCGCAGGCCTCCGCATGCTCGCCCGCGCCTGCGGAGTCGGCGAGGTCGTCCTCCAGGGCAACAACATCCGCTTCGCACCGGTGGAGTTGAGGGAGTCCCAGGAGCTGCGACTGAAGCGCCTCTACCCGGGCACGGTCATCAAGCCGACCGCGCATCAGGTGCTGGTGCCGCGTCCCAAGACGGCGAAGGTCGGGGGGAAGCCGTTGGTGGGGCGGGAGTTGCTGGGGTGGACGGGGGAGTTCTTGGCTACGGTTCTTGGCTCGTAG
- a CDS encoding TetR/AcrR family transcriptional regulator, with the protein MAPANTDADADPNASAGAGTTASAKTGDTSRPYHHGDLRRAILNAALDVISADGPSALSLRDLARRAGVSHAAPAHHFKDRTGLLTAIAAEGYELLAATLAQAADLKDAGVHYVRFAREHPAHFQVMFTPELLRANDLELTTARTLAGERLRTAVSGVPPEGRGTNPRLAGVAAWSLAHGFATLLLSHNLDDPVGDQDPEEVFRALTGMLFQPKSP; encoded by the coding sequence ATGGCCCCTGCCAATACCGATGCCGATGCCGACCCCAACGCCAGTGCTGGCGCCGGCACCACCGCCAGTGCCAAGACCGGCGACACCTCACGCCCCTACCACCACGGCGACCTACGCCGCGCGATCCTCAACGCCGCGCTCGACGTCATCAGCGCCGACGGCCCGTCCGCGCTGAGCCTGCGCGACCTGGCCCGCCGCGCGGGCGTCTCGCACGCGGCGCCGGCCCACCACTTCAAGGACCGCACCGGCCTGCTCACCGCGATCGCGGCCGAGGGTTACGAACTGCTGGCGGCAACGCTGGCGCAGGCCGCGGACCTCAAGGACGCGGGCGTCCACTACGTACGCTTCGCGCGCGAGCACCCGGCGCACTTCCAGGTGATGTTCACGCCGGAGCTGCTCCGCGCGAACGACCTGGAGCTGACCACCGCCCGAACCCTCGCGGGCGAACGCCTGCGCACCGCCGTCTCCGGAGTCCCACCCGAGGGCCGCGGAACCAACCCCCGCCTCGCCGGAGTAGCCGCCTGGTCCCTGGCCCACGGCTTCGCCACCCTGCTCCTCAGCCACAACCTGGACGACCCGGTCGGCGACCAGGATCCCGAGGAGGTCTTCCGCGCCCTGACGGGGATGCTGTTCCAGCCCAAGTCACCCTGA
- a CDS encoding HNH endonuclease family protein has translation MVRRSLLLRVSALAAAVALVSGCEGLDDGSPSTGAGAGAPDGHAVSPLKNPDGTKPGLAPVTSDADKAAARKLIETLSTKGRGPQTGYARSEFGYAWMDTADGVPLARNGCDTRNDLIHRDGQDLQFRSGSDCVVISMTLHDPYTGKTIKWRKQDASEVQIDHVVPLSYSWQMGSSRWPLSERKQLANDVLNLIPVDGRTNSSKGDSGPASWLPPNKQIRCAYAARFAQVAVKYEMPVTAPDKQMMLKQCGG, from the coding sequence ATGGTGCGGAGATCGCTTCTCCTCAGGGTGTCGGCCTTGGCGGCTGCTGTGGCTCTTGTCTCCGGGTGTGAAGGCCTCGACGACGGCAGTCCTTCGACGGGAGCCGGAGCAGGGGCGCCGGACGGGCACGCGGTGAGCCCGCTGAAGAACCCGGACGGAACGAAGCCGGGCCTCGCGCCCGTGACGTCCGATGCGGACAAGGCTGCTGCCCGGAAGCTCATCGAGACCCTCTCCACCAAGGGCCGGGGTCCTCAAACCGGCTACGCCCGCTCCGAGTTCGGCTACGCCTGGATGGACACGGCAGATGGGGTGCCCCTCGCACGGAATGGTTGTGACACTCGAAACGATCTCATCCATCGCGATGGCCAGGACCTTCAATTCCGATCAGGTTCGGACTGTGTCGTCATATCCATGACGCTGCATGATCCGTACACGGGAAAGACCATCAAGTGGCGCAAGCAGGACGCTTCCGAGGTGCAGATAGACCACGTGGTGCCACTGTCATACAGCTGGCAGATGGGCTCCTCGCGCTGGCCCCTGAGCGAGCGCAAGCAGCTTGCGAACGACGTGCTCAATCTGATTCCGGTCGACGGCCGCACCAACTCGTCCAAGGGCGATTCCGGCCCCGCCTCCTGGCTACCGCCGAACAAGCAGATCAGGTGCGCTTATGCCGCCCGTTTCGCCCAGGTCGCCGTCAAGTACGAGATGCCGGTGACCGCGCCGGACAAGCAGATGATGCTGAAGCAGTGCGGTGGATGA
- a CDS encoding class I SAM-dependent methyltransferase, with product MLHAEFHDPRLVTVYDAECPWSREDDFFLSVVNETPGSQVLDLGCGTGRLTLGIAAASHAVTGVDPARASLDAARAKPGAGRVVWVEGTSSGLPDTSFGVAVMTSHVAQFFVEDDEWARTLADLSRSLLPGGRLVFDTRDPLDRRWERWNPVDSGRQITLPDGAVVTAWTEVTAVRDGTVSFTHHYTFPDHYTFPDGEELLSTATLRFRSEADIRSSLHNAGFRIEHIYGGWNREPAGAGDGELLVIARA from the coding sequence GTGCTGCACGCCGAGTTCCACGACCCGCGCCTCGTGACGGTTTACGACGCTGAATGCCCGTGGTCACGAGAGGACGACTTCTTCCTGTCCGTTGTCAACGAGACCCCAGGCTCACAGGTACTCGACCTGGGCTGCGGCACAGGTCGGCTCACCCTCGGCATCGCGGCCGCAAGCCACGCGGTGACGGGGGTCGACCCGGCACGGGCGTCACTCGATGCTGCGCGTGCCAAGCCGGGTGCCGGGCGGGTCGTCTGGGTGGAGGGCACCTCGTCGGGCCTCCCGGATACGTCATTCGGCGTTGCAGTCATGACCAGTCACGTCGCACAGTTCTTCGTCGAGGACGACGAATGGGCACGGACTCTCGCCGACCTCAGTCGCTCCCTCCTGCCTGGCGGCCGACTCGTCTTCGACACTCGCGACCCGCTGGACCGCCGCTGGGAGCGGTGGAATCCGGTCGACTCCGGACGGCAGATCACGTTGCCGGACGGCGCGGTGGTAACCGCGTGGACCGAGGTCACAGCCGTCCGGGACGGCACAGTCAGCTTCACCCATCACTACACGTTCCCTGACCACTACACGTTCCCCGACGGTGAGGAACTGCTGAGCACCGCCACGCTCCGCTTTCGCTCGGAAGCGGACATCCGCTCCTCGCTCCACAACGCAGGCTTCCGCATCGAGCACATCTACGGAGGCTGGAACCGCGAGCCCGCGGGCGCCGGGGACGGAGAGCTCCTGGTGATCGCTCGCGCCTGA
- a CDS encoding DUF6262 family protein, translating to MSRTAPSDSARRDARVERLQAARTRDSEAKSARTLNVVRDLLASGQRVSCARVAREASVSTWFVYNQPQVRDAVQAAMHEQHEQGRQISGSGSGQQVTPAGLHTELALARDEIKDLKKERDRLRERVRLSLGAELDDVDRRQLVERIQQLEQRNTDLNHELSDARDRLTTLEQRLQEAEDDLTAARAGLRRAMRAVPST from the coding sequence GTGAGCCGTACCGCCCCTTCCGACAGCGCGAGACGGGATGCGCGTGTCGAGCGGCTTCAAGCCGCCCGCACCCGAGACAGCGAGGCCAAGTCGGCCCGCACTTTGAACGTTGTCCGCGACCTCCTCGCCTCCGGCCAGCGGGTCAGCTGCGCCCGCGTCGCCCGCGAGGCGTCGGTGTCCACATGGTTCGTCTACAACCAGCCCCAGGTGCGGGACGCCGTACAAGCCGCCATGCACGAACAGCACGAACAAGGGCGCCAAATCTCTGGCTCGGGAAGCGGACAGCAGGTCACCCCGGCTGGTCTGCACACCGAACTCGCTCTGGCCCGCGACGAGATCAAGGACCTGAAGAAGGAACGAGACCGGCTCCGGGAACGCGTCCGGCTCTCTCTCGGCGCGGAACTGGATGACGTGGACCGCCGTCAACTGGTCGAGCGGATCCAGCAGTTGGAACAGCGCAACACGGACCTCAATCACGAACTGTCGGATGCCCGGGACCGGCTAACCACTCTGGAACAGCGCCTGCAGGAGGCAGAAGACGACCTCACTGCTGCCCGGGCCGGCCTCCGCCGCGCGATGCGAGCGGTGCCCTCGACGTGA
- a CDS encoding tyrosine-type recombinase/integrase: protein MSQFSLLGVSSAVRREVLYGLQQRDTAGISLVPQRIRRIVAGLPSGLPSLLDLDESFVRGLPSAASGVLNGILLHVRRARLEFEGGDPTSGDVWECSLVGLTAGRGRKYAAVHGVIDFRPVRQRWLRELVKEYGRTARPTVIDLRQTVYAASIASVALAGRPHGDTPERLSMADMSAVVDTLRITKRPEDGHDYSTSHRRALLRLWRTFVEYTRQAGMMDHVPGGFALNPKFHSIAAVETSEDDVGRAIPEHVIAQLDARIPLLGTSTAYESGGWTAADFAQMYQVVYKVLRDTGRRPGEVTSLPRNCLEWIDGKPTLIYDNHKRRRHGRRLPVSEATAQEIEAWKKELDRLPLVPACEQWLFPSPGQRNRPRRGHLSAPQFCNRIFRDWVDELIPDLVDERLDDNGDPFAYDRTQIVPYGFRHAYAQRHADAGTRPDVLKELMDHRSLDVTMGYYKVSLNRKQEAVRTVAKLVVDRHGTPQAFGDSLAYEVESVAVPYGGCTEPSNVKAGGGHCRIRFQCAGCDFYRPDPSYLPALEQQVADLRADKEAALAMDAADWVVRNFDDQIRAYAKSADEMRRRLEEMPEGERDLVEAASRELRKARSAAAFIPVQSLTTRSAP from the coding sequence GTGTCCCAGTTCTCGCTGCTCGGGGTTTCTTCAGCCGTGCGCCGAGAGGTGCTGTACGGCCTTCAGCAACGCGACACCGCCGGGATCAGCCTGGTACCCCAGCGCATTCGCCGTATTGTCGCCGGGCTGCCCTCGGGCCTTCCCTCGCTCCTGGACCTGGACGAAAGCTTCGTACGTGGTCTTCCGTCAGCTGCCTCTGGTGTCCTGAACGGCATCCTTCTCCATGTCCGCCGCGCCAGGCTGGAGTTCGAGGGGGGCGACCCCACCTCTGGAGACGTCTGGGAGTGCTCGCTGGTAGGGCTCACGGCGGGACGCGGCCGGAAGTACGCCGCCGTCCACGGTGTCATCGACTTCCGGCCCGTCCGACAGCGGTGGCTTCGGGAACTGGTCAAGGAGTACGGGCGCACGGCCCGTCCCACCGTGATCGATCTGCGGCAGACCGTGTACGCCGCGTCGATTGCCTCTGTAGCCCTGGCCGGTCGCCCGCACGGCGACACCCCGGAGAGACTGTCGATGGCGGACATGAGCGCCGTGGTGGACACACTCCGCATCACGAAGAGGCCCGAAGACGGCCACGACTACTCGACCAGCCACCGCCGAGCGCTCCTCCGCCTGTGGCGGACGTTTGTGGAGTACACACGCCAGGCCGGGATGATGGACCACGTCCCCGGCGGTTTCGCGCTCAACCCCAAGTTCCACAGCATCGCCGCCGTGGAGACGTCCGAGGACGATGTCGGCCGGGCGATCCCCGAGCACGTCATCGCCCAACTCGATGCGCGGATCCCCTTGCTCGGCACGTCGACCGCGTACGAGAGCGGCGGTTGGACGGCGGCGGACTTCGCGCAGATGTATCAGGTGGTCTACAAGGTCCTGCGGGACACCGGCCGCCGTCCTGGCGAGGTCACCAGCCTGCCCCGCAACTGCCTGGAGTGGATCGACGGCAAGCCGACTTTGATCTACGACAACCACAAACGGCGCCGTCATGGCCGACGACTCCCCGTCAGCGAGGCGACCGCCCAGGAGATCGAGGCGTGGAAGAAGGAACTGGACCGGCTGCCGCTCGTACCGGCCTGTGAACAGTGGCTGTTCCCCTCGCCAGGCCAGCGCAATCGACCTCGGCGAGGTCATCTGAGCGCCCCACAGTTCTGCAACCGGATCTTCCGCGACTGGGTCGACGAGCTGATCCCAGATCTCGTGGACGAGCGCCTGGACGACAACGGCGATCCGTTCGCCTACGACCGCACCCAGATCGTCCCGTACGGCTTCCGGCACGCCTACGCCCAGCGGCATGCTGACGCCGGGACCAGACCAGATGTCCTCAAGGAGCTCATGGACCACCGCTCACTCGACGTCACCATGGGCTACTACAAGGTCTCCCTGAACCGGAAGCAGGAGGCCGTCAGGACCGTGGCGAAACTCGTCGTCGACCGGCACGGTACCCCGCAGGCCTTCGGTGACTCCCTGGCCTACGAGGTCGAAAGCGTCGCGGTCCCGTACGGCGGCTGCACCGAACCCAGCAACGTCAAAGCAGGCGGCGGGCACTGTCGCATCCGCTTCCAGTGCGCCGGCTGCGACTTCTACCGGCCCGATCCCTCCTACCTCCCCGCGTTGGAACAACAGGTAGCCGATCTGCGTGCGGACAAGGAGGCTGCCCTGGCCATGGACGCAGCCGACTGGGTCGTGCGCAACTTCGACGACCAGATTCGTGCCTACGCCAAGTCGGCCGATGAGATGCGACGCAGGCTGGAGGAGATGCCGGAAGGCGAGCGGGACCTCGTGGAGGCCGCCTCCCGTGAACTACGCAAGGCTCGCTCGGCCGCCGCGTTCATCCCCGTACAGTCCCTGACTACCCGGAGTGCCCCGTGA
- a CDS encoding tyrosine-type recombinase/integrase, producing the protein MGLHTEKAVSPTTGEITWLLVDGDTYRPHSEAREFSLYLRGAGRSPQTQRAYIPRIGRFLNWCAERGTDWEAASLGDMARFKFHLEQTPTRRGLLPSGKTVNAVLTAVCEFLRFCAVQGHVDHEVAARLSEPRFLASAPIGFDPGEGGQHLMVKARVLKAPEIEMAPATLTSPQVSRVLDASRTARDRLLLTVLVKGGLRIGEALGLRREDMHLLPDSTHLGCRTRGAHLHVRPRQDNVNGARAKAGRHRMVPLAEGTVHRYRDHLSEREKVAQAVGCDYVFVNLVGEHAGKPMSYSNAKQIVERIGERCGFRARPHMMRHTAATQWIRGGVAPDVVQTLLGHASSASTAVYLHAQDEDLRSAVDHLSPEVVR; encoded by the coding sequence GTGGGATTACACACCGAGAAGGCCGTCTCTCCCACCACCGGGGAGATCACCTGGCTACTCGTCGACGGGGACACATACCGTCCGCACTCCGAGGCCCGGGAGTTCTCTCTGTATCTACGCGGCGCGGGACGCTCACCACAGACACAGCGCGCCTACATCCCTCGGATCGGGCGCTTCCTCAATTGGTGCGCGGAACGGGGGACCGACTGGGAGGCTGCCTCACTCGGGGATATGGCGCGGTTCAAGTTCCACCTCGAGCAAACGCCCACGCGGCGAGGGCTGCTCCCGTCCGGCAAGACGGTCAACGCCGTACTCACCGCGGTCTGTGAGTTCCTCCGGTTCTGCGCCGTTCAGGGACACGTCGACCACGAAGTGGCCGCCCGGCTGAGCGAGCCGCGCTTCCTGGCTTCGGCACCGATCGGCTTCGACCCGGGCGAGGGCGGCCAGCACCTCATGGTCAAAGCTCGCGTGTTGAAAGCACCCGAGATTGAGATGGCACCGGCGACGCTGACCTCCCCCCAGGTGAGCCGAGTGCTGGATGCGTCCCGCACCGCCAGGGACCGGCTCCTCCTGACCGTGCTCGTGAAAGGTGGGCTGCGGATCGGTGAGGCCCTCGGGTTGCGGCGGGAGGACATGCATCTGCTGCCCGACTCCACGCACCTGGGCTGCCGGACTCGTGGCGCTCATCTCCATGTCCGACCGCGCCAGGACAACGTGAACGGTGCGCGCGCCAAGGCGGGCCGCCACCGGATGGTGCCTCTGGCGGAAGGGACGGTCCACCGGTACCGCGACCACCTCTCCGAGCGGGAGAAGGTGGCCCAAGCCGTCGGCTGTGACTACGTGTTCGTGAACCTCGTCGGCGAGCATGCCGGCAAGCCGATGTCGTACTCCAATGCCAAGCAGATCGTCGAGCGGATCGGGGAGCGCTGCGGGTTCCGCGCCCGGCCGCACATGATGCGGCACACGGCGGCAACCCAGTGGATTCGGGGCGGAGTCGCGCCAGATGTCGTACAGACGCTGCTTGGTCATGCCTCATCTGCGAGCACCGCTGTCTACCTGCATGCTCAGGACGAGGACCTGCGATCCGCTGTCGACCATCTCTCTCCGGAGGTCGTCCGATGA